In Nitrosophilus alvini, the following are encoded in one genomic region:
- a CDS encoding cytochrome c3 family protein, translated as MTDKNRKLALIGGLVLIMIFTAVAMSEVNFTRLVKINKNIMENIMEGTHHIFRNPNISVEYIKEHTGSSKTIDEKELPQAFKPVQKYKHPPFIMGACQVCHAPKRSKPAAILTPTVQDLCFECHIPVVQPKENINCNKCHNPHHAPKEHLIRKKVTAEKCPVGKFEY; from the coding sequence ATGACAGATAAAAACAGAAAACTAGCTCTAATAGGCGGACTTGTTTTGATAATGATATTTACCGCTGTCGCAATGAGTGAAGTCAACTTTACTAGGCTCGTAAAAATCAATAAAAATATTATGGAAAATATTATGGAGGGAACACATCATATTTTCAGAAATCCCAATATAAGCGTGGAATATATCAAAGAGCATACTGGCAGTTCGAAAACCATTGATGAAAAAGAGCTTCCACAAGCATTTAAGCCCGTTCAAAAATATAAGCATCCGCCGTTTATTATGGGTGCGTGCCAGGTATGTCATGCGCCTAAGAGATCTAAACCGGCGGCAATTTTGACACCTACTGTACAAGATCTCTGTTTTGAGTGTCATATTCCGGTTGTGCAGCCAAAAGAGAACATAAACTGTAACAAGTGTCACAATCCGCATCATGCGCCAAAAGAGCATTTGATAAGGAAAAAAGTTACGGCTGAAAAGTGTCCTGTAGGAAAATTTGAGTATTGA
- a CDS encoding cytochrome c3 family protein: MNGEEKKTSSVEESAKPDEIKKTEETGMKMDDTCSNSGGSKLSFKVVAGIGGLFLVIGLVISYITAVAVKETSGVNFCSSCHSMKPMATAYLNSVHGGFGESGFVAQCADCHLPHESLIGYLVQKARTGIHDVVTEVTADTFNIDWKEKREERRNFLYDSSCLHCHENLLRATKPNKKAYLAHKAYFSGKLKVEVEHKKVQAMCVDCHKYVGHYELGKELDKIGTVYDEDYYNYKRDKPNYAAEEELASKQAEKKVAEEEAHNEHH; this comes from the coding sequence ATGAATGGCGAAGAGAAGAAAACCAGTAGCGTTGAAGAGAGCGCTAAACCAGATGAAATCAAAAAAACAGAGGAGACAGGTATGAAAATGGACGATACTTGTTCAAATTCGGGAGGCTCGAAACTGAGCTTTAAAGTTGTGGCGGGAATAGGAGGACTTTTTTTAGTTATAGGCCTTGTCATTTCTTATATTACTGCTGTAGCTGTAAAAGAGACTTCTGGAGTCAATTTTTGTAGCTCCTGCCACTCTATGAAACCTATGGCGACTGCTTATTTGAACAGTGTGCACGGGGGATTTGGAGAGAGCGGATTTGTCGCTCAGTGTGCTGATTGTCATCTTCCTCACGAATCTCTCATAGGCTACCTTGTTCAAAAAGCCAGAACAGGTATACATGATGTTGTAACAGAAGTGACTGCCGATACATTCAACATAGATTGGAAAGAGAAGAGAGAAGAGAGAAGAAACTTTCTATATGATAGCAGTTGTCTTCATTGCCATGAGAATCTTTTGAGAGCAACAAAGCCGAACAAAAAAGCATATCTTGCACATAAAGCATATTTTTCAGGAAAGCTGAAAGTTGAGGTAGAACACAAAAAAGTACAGGCTATGTGTGTAGACTGTCATAAATATGTTGGACATTATGAGCTTGGCAAAGAGCTTGATAAGATCGGTACGGTTTATGATGAGGATTACTACAATTACAAAAGAGATAAACCCAACTATGCTGCTGAAGAAGAGCTCGCATCAAAACAAGCAGAAAAAAAAGTGGCTGAAGAAGAAGCCCATAACGAACATCATTAA
- the ubiE gene encoding bifunctional demethylmenaquinone methyltransferase/2-methoxy-6-polyprenyl-1,4-benzoquinol methylase UbiE — MDKQKKIVNMFDDIAKTYDMANRVLSFGVDKTWRKRGCDLTYGFYDKKELSLILDVACGTGDMLDYWRNRAEAKNIQVEKYLGIDPSTGMLEVARKKLPDMEFLQAEAKNLPVEDSSADILSISYGIRNVVDRIEALKEFHRVLKPSGMIVILEFTKQEREGIGSILVDFYMKRVLPAVGGMVSGNKEAYQYLPNSIDNFLTTKKMIDELKESGFEMMYHKSFSMGISTLFIAKKI, encoded by the coding sequence ATGGATAAACAGAAAAAAATAGTAAATATGTTTGATGATATAGCAAAGACATATGATATGGCTAACAGGGTTTTGAGTTTTGGTGTAGATAAAACATGGAGAAAAAGAGGATGTGACCTGACATACGGTTTTTATGACAAAAAAGAACTGAGTCTTATTCTTGATGTTGCGTGCGGAACCGGTGATATGCTTGATTACTGGAGAAACAGGGCAGAGGCCAAAAATATACAAGTCGAAAAATATCTTGGTATTGATCCTTCAACCGGAATGCTTGAGGTTGCAAGAAAAAAACTTCCTGATATGGAATTTTTGCAGGCTGAAGCAAAAAACCTTCCTGTAGAAGATAGCAGTGCAGATATTTTGAGTATCTCTTACGGAATAAGAAATGTAGTTGATAGGATAGAGGCTTTAAAAGAGTTTCACAGAGTTCTGAAACCTTCTGGAATGATCGTTATACTCGAGTTTACAAAACAGGAGAGAGAGGGAATAGGCTCGATACTGGTAGATTTTTATATGAAAAGAGTTCTTCCTGCTGTCGGTGGCATGGTTTCCGGTAATAAAGAGGCCTATCAATATTTGCCAAACTCCATAGATAATTTTTTGACTACGAAAAAAATGATAGATGAGCTTAAAGAGAGCGGCTTTGAAATGATGTATCATAAGTCATTTTCTATGGGAATCTCTACACTTTTTATAGCAAAAAAAATTTAA
- the ribD gene encoding bifunctional diaminohydroxyphosphoribosylaminopyrimidine deaminase/5-amino-6-(5-phosphoribosylamino)uracil reductase RibD, with the protein MSLAIEKAWKYQGLTFPNPAVGAVITDGNGKILSIEAHKEAGTPHAELLAIKSAFHILTGDKKILDINEAISLYEYILSQHDNIFKECTIYVTLEPCNHFGKTPPCADLIRELSFKRVVIGTKDPNPEAAGGIEKLESTVDVKTGIMEEEAKKLIEPFVTWQKETFVFFKLAQTLNGSIKGGIISSEESRKYVHKLREKIELIVIGGNTVRIDRPVLDCRLTGGRPPDVLIFSEKKDFDRNIPLFKVQGRKVFVDDSFEILNRYRYVMIEGGEGMIEAIKDIASWYLFFEAPVIRDISSYRGLLELEFLNIKKIGRDLMIWAKRVKNG; encoded by the coding sequence ATGAGCCTTGCGATCGAGAAGGCTTGGAAATATCAGGGACTTACTTTCCCCAACCCTGCTGTGGGCGCCGTGATAACAGACGGGAATGGAAAAATTCTTTCTATAGAGGCTCACAAAGAGGCGGGCACTCCTCATGCAGAACTTCTTGCTATAAAAAGTGCATTCCATATTCTTACCGGTGATAAAAAGATTCTGGATATAAACGAAGCTATATCCCTATACGAATATATTTTAAGCCAACATGACAATATTTTTAAAGAGTGTACCATATATGTTACTCTTGAGCCCTGCAATCATTTTGGGAAAACGCCCCCTTGTGCCGATTTGATAAGAGAGCTATCTTTCAAAAGGGTAGTAATAGGAACTAAAGATCCAAATCCTGAAGCTGCCGGCGGTATAGAAAAACTTGAGTCAACTGTTGATGTAAAAACCGGTATTATGGAAGAGGAAGCGAAAAAACTCATTGAGCCTTTTGTGACCTGGCAAAAAGAGACTTTTGTTTTTTTCAAGTTGGCACAGACACTTAACGGTTCGATCAAGGGCGGTATAATAAGTTCTGAAGAGTCAAGGAAATATGTTCATAAATTAAGAGAGAAAATAGAACTGATTGTAATCGGTGGCAACACTGTCCGTATAGACAGACCTGTTCTTGATTGCAGGCTTACCGGCGGTAGGCCTCCTGATGTGCTTATATTCTCTGAAAAAAAGGATTTTGACAGGAATATTCCTCTGTTCAAAGTTCAGGGAAGAAAAGTTTTTGTAGATGACAGCTTTGAGATATTGAATAGATACAGATACGTCATGATAGAGGGCGGTGAGGGGATGATTGAAGCTATCAAAGATATAGCTTCTTGGTATCTTTTTTTTGAAGCACCTGTTATAAGAGATATCTCTTCGTACAGGGGTTTGTTGGAACTAGAGTTTTTAAACATTAAGAAAATAGGTAGGGATCTTATGATCTGGGCGAAAAGGGTTAAAAATGGATAA
- the rimP gene encoding ribosome maturation factor RimP, with protein sequence MSLESEIRQIVEDAGVELYDIETVTEHGKTIYRIYIKSKNGIDLDKCAQISNLISPLLDVTPPVKGEYYLEVSSPGVERKLKKLSHFENSIGESVKIVLNDGTVIKGKIEDVKGNTITLLTDHGKEEINFNDISSAKTYFEW encoded by the coding sequence GTGTCACTTGAATCGGAAATAAGGCAAATTGTAGAAGATGCCGGTGTAGAACTGTATGATATAGAGACAGTTACCGAACACGGAAAAACTATTTATAGAATATATATAAAGTCAAAAAATGGTATAGATCTTGATAAATGTGCACAGATAAGCAATCTGATTTCTCCTCTGCTTGATGTTACTCCTCCTGTCAAAGGTGAGTATTATCTTGAAGTAAGCTCTCCCGGAGTTGAAAGAAAACTGAAAAAACTTTCACACTTTGAGAACTCTATAGGAGAAAGTGTAAAAATTGTCCTTAATGACGGTACGGTAATAAAAGGAAAAATAGAGGATGTGAAAGGAAATACCATAACTCTTTTGACCGATCACGGTAAAGAAGAGATAAATTTTAACGATATCAGTTCGGCAAAGACATATTTTGAATGGTAA
- the rbfA gene encoding 30S ribosome-binding factor RbfA — protein MNPSEIKRQRAASLLRELIPEALGHLNDERLHGLTITEVVCKKGLYDADIYIDPGFFTEEEKKEILKQLKKASRALERYCLESSGWFKCPKFHFKFDENIDKSKRIEELFEKIKKEK, from the coding sequence ATGAATCCTAGCGAAATAAAAAGACAAAGGGCTGCATCGTTGCTCAGAGAGCTGATTCCCGAAGCCCTTGGACATCTTAATGACGAGAGGCTTCATGGGCTTACGATTACCGAAGTGGTATGCAAAAAGGGCCTGTATGATGCAGACATATATATTGACCCGGGATTTTTTACCGAAGAGGAAAAAAAAGAGATACTCAAACAGCTTAAAAAAGCTTCAAGAGCACTTGAAAGATACTGTTTAGAGAGCAGCGGATGGTTTAAATGTCCTAAATTTCATTTCAAGTTTGATGAAAATATCGATAAATCAAAAAGAATAGAAGAGCTTTTCGAAAAGATAAAGAAGGAAAAATAG
- the infB gene encoding translation initiation factor IF-2: protein MDKVRIHEIASELGLKSKEVVERAIEIGFNVKAASSTVTYEEAEKLMDYIMSGAFTKSTTKTKEEKKSSVAKKEDKKESVKAVKEKKEEKTKKEEVSKTEAVKKEAEEKISKPKEVEKETLATTSMKKRRGLVIVKKKRPKEEVVEKEPEAPVEAKADLAQMLQTTEESLKKKTKKAKKTPAAPKKESGKKIEILTDRELSDVSIDLEEEVVVLPDFSEELKKVEEKQKKEIDDKRIKVARKSFVAETRSISRGKKKKKKKKIEKKVEEVKVVEIPEDIRVYEFAEKTGKSVAEVIKVLFNLGMMVTKNDFLDKDTLEVLAEEFGVEIKTVNPLEELDYVKVYDEKEDEYLEERPPVITIMGHVDHGKTSLLDKIRHTKVAEKEAGGITQHIGAYMVEKDGKKITFIDTPGHEAFTEMRARGAKATDIAIIVVAADDGVKPQTVEAINHAKSADVPMIIAINKIDKPDANPDLVKSQLAEMGITPVDWGGEYEFVEVSAKTGQGIDELLETILLQAELMELKANPKREAKAVVIESSLEKGRGPVATVIVQNGTLHMGDHVVCGTAYGRVRAIIDDLGKNVKERRPSEPGVVVGLNKVPAAGEIMVAVKDDKTAREYAERRAEYERQKELSKTTKVTLEELSSLVKEGQIKTLPVIIKADTQGSLEAIKGSLEKLRNEEVKIKIIHSGVGGITETDVSLADASENAIILGFNVRPTGAIKEKAKQLGIQIRTYSIIYDLIDDVKALLSGLLSPVIKEEVTGQAEVRETFTVPKIGTVAGCIVTDGIISRNSKARVIRDGVVIYDSRISSLKRFKDDVKEVTKGYECGLMIENFNDIKVGDIIETYKETEEQQTL, encoded by the coding sequence ATGGATAAAGTTAGAATCCATGAAATAGCAAGTGAATTAGGACTTAAAAGCAAAGAAGTTGTTGAAAGAGCCATTGAAATAGGTTTTAATGTAAAAGCAGCCTCAAGCACGGTTACATATGAAGAAGCGGAAAAACTGATGGATTATATTATGAGTGGCGCTTTTACTAAATCGACCACCAAAACCAAAGAAGAAAAAAAGAGTTCTGTTGCAAAAAAAGAAGATAAAAAAGAGAGTGTAAAAGCTGTTAAAGAGAAAAAAGAAGAGAAAACTAAAAAAGAAGAGGTTTCAAAAACAGAAGCGGTAAAAAAAGAGGCTGAAGAGAAAATATCCAAGCCCAAAGAGGTTGAAAAAGAGACTCTTGCAACAACATCTATGAAAAAGAGAAGAGGACTTGTTATTGTCAAGAAAAAGAGACCAAAAGAAGAGGTTGTGGAAAAAGAGCCCGAAGCACCGGTAGAAGCAAAAGCCGATCTTGCGCAGATGTTGCAAACAACCGAAGAGAGTCTCAAGAAAAAGACGAAGAAAGCGAAAAAAACGCCTGCTGCTCCAAAAAAAGAGAGCGGTAAAAAGATAGAAATTCTTACAGACAGAGAGCTTAGTGATGTGAGTATAGACCTGGAAGAAGAGGTTGTTGTTCTTCCTGATTTTTCAGAAGAGTTGAAAAAAGTTGAAGAGAAACAGAAAAAAGAGATCGATGACAAGAGAATAAAAGTAGCAAGAAAGAGTTTTGTTGCAGAGACAAGATCGATAAGCAGAGGAAAAAAGAAGAAAAAGAAGAAAAAAATAGAGAAAAAAGTAGAAGAAGTAAAAGTGGTAGAGATTCCTGAAGATATAAGAGTTTATGAGTTTGCGGAAAAGACCGGCAAAAGTGTGGCTGAAGTGATAAAAGTTTTGTTTAACCTCGGAATGATGGTTACTAAAAATGACTTTTTAGACAAAGATACTCTTGAGGTTTTAGCAGAAGAGTTCGGTGTTGAGATAAAAACGGTAAATCCTCTCGAAGAGCTGGATTATGTAAAAGTTTATGACGAAAAAGAGGATGAGTATCTTGAGGAGAGACCGCCTGTAATAACAATAATGGGACATGTAGACCATGGAAAAACCTCGCTTCTGGATAAAATAAGACATACAAAAGTTGCTGAAAAAGAGGCCGGTGGAATAACCCAGCACATCGGTGCGTATATGGTTGAAAAAGACGGCAAAAAGATAACTTTTATAGATACCCCGGGACATGAAGCGTTTACGGAGATGAGAGCGCGCGGTGCAAAAGCCACTGATATTGCCATTATAGTAGTTGCGGCTGATGATGGTGTTAAGCCCCAAACAGTTGAGGCTATAAACCATGCGAAATCTGCAGATGTTCCTATGATAATAGCAATAAACAAGATAGACAAACCGGATGCAAATCCAGACCTTGTAAAGTCTCAGCTTGCCGAAATGGGGATAACGCCTGTAGACTGGGGCGGAGAGTATGAGTTTGTGGAAGTTTCCGCCAAAACCGGACAGGGGATAGACGAACTTCTTGAGACTATCTTGCTTCAGGCAGAGTTGATGGAACTTAAGGCAAATCCAAAGAGAGAGGCAAAAGCTGTTGTTATAGAGAGTTCGCTGGAAAAAGGAAGAGGGCCGGTAGCTACAGTTATAGTACAAAACGGTACCTTGCATATGGGAGATCACGTTGTCTGCGGAACGGCATACGGAAGAGTCAGGGCAATTATAGATGATCTTGGCAAAAATGTTAAAGAGCGAAGACCCAGTGAGCCGGGAGTTGTTGTGGGTCTGAACAAAGTGCCTGCTGCCGGCGAGATTATGGTAGCGGTTAAAGATGATAAAACTGCAAGAGAGTATGCTGAAAGAAGAGCTGAGTATGAGAGACAAAAAGAGCTTTCAAAAACAACGAAAGTTACACTTGAAGAGCTCTCTTCTCTTGTTAAAGAGGGGCAAATAAAGACTCTGCCTGTTATTATAAAAGCTGATACACAAGGAAGTCTTGAAGCGATAAAAGGAAGCCTTGAAAAGCTTAGAAATGAAGAGGTAAAAATCAAGATTATTCACTCTGGAGTCGGCGGAATAACCGAAACCGATGTATCTCTTGCCGATGCCAGTGAAAATGCGATAATTCTCGGATTTAATGTACGGCCTACCGGAGCTATCAAAGAGAAGGCCAAGCAGCTTGGAATCCAGATAAGAACATACTCAATAATATACGATCTGATAGATGATGTAAAAGCGCTTCTTAGCGGTCTTCTTTCACCTGTCATAAAAGAGGAAGTTACAGGGCAGGCGGAAGTGAGAGAGACATTTACCGTACCTAAGATCGGTACTGTAGCCGGCTGTATTGTAACAGACGGTATAATCAGCAGAAACTCAAAAGCTAGAGTTATAAGAGACGGTGTTGTAATATATGACAGCCGTATCAGTTCGCTAAAAAGATTTAAAGATGATGTAAAAGAGGTTACAAAAGGGTATGAGTGCGGTCTTATGATAGAAAATTTCAATGATATAAAAGTAGGCGATATTATAGAAACATACAAAGAGACCGAGGAGCAACAGACTCTATGA
- a CDS encoding DUF448 domain-containing protein — protein MCIHCKKRFLQEELYRLQCSDKKIIQYIGTGRSFYICKDCIDSKNLGKSLARICKTDPASAIKSLYEVMLKEKIDNG, from the coding sequence ATGTGTATACATTGCAAAAAACGATTTTTGCAAGAGGAGCTTTACAGACTTCAATGCTCAGATAAAAAAATAATCCAGTATATCGGGACAGGAAGAAGTTTTTATATCTGCAAAGATTGTATAGATTCAAAAAATTTGGGGAAAAGCCTTGCAAGAATCTGCAAAACAGACCCGGCAAGTGCCATAAAGTCCCTCTATGAGGTAATGTTAAAGGAGAAAATAGATAATGGATAA
- the thrB gene encoding homoserine kinase, with protein sequence MVISVPATSANMGPGFDTLGIALNIRNIVKIKRSKFFSVSIKGEGEKNPRLKGNNIFISIFNDYYKNLTGKIDKFRFTFYNNIPLSRGLGSSSAVIVSAIAAAYEAAGVSISKQKILNLALQYEPHPDNITPAVMGGFNVAVVEKDKIYSLKKEMPSSVNAVVVIPKRSISTAHSRTRLPKFYSKDDAVFNLSRSSLLVSAMFSEQWDLLKIASKDRMHQNIRMKSMPILFEVQKTALENGALMSTLSGSGSTFFNMVHESDSKRVENVLKKRFPEFEVRAVAFDNTGLIIEN encoded by the coding sequence TTGGTAATAAGTGTACCGGCTACAAGTGCAAATATGGGACCGGGTTTCGATACGCTCGGAATTGCCTTGAATATAAGAAATATCGTAAAAATCAAGCGTTCAAAATTTTTCAGTGTTTCCATAAAAGGCGAAGGAGAAAAAAATCCCAGGCTTAAAGGCAATAATATATTTATCAGCATATTTAACGATTATTACAAAAATCTTACCGGAAAAATAGACAAATTCAGATTTACATTTTATAACAATATTCCTCTCTCACGTGGACTTGGAAGCAGTTCGGCAGTAATTGTCAGTGCAATAGCTGCTGCTTATGAGGCGGCTGGAGTTTCCATATCAAAGCAAAAAATCCTCAATCTTGCTCTTCAGTATGAACCGCATCCTGACAACATCACTCCTGCCGTTATGGGAGGTTTTAATGTGGCTGTTGTGGAAAAAGATAAGATTTACAGCCTAAAAAAAGAGATGCCTTCCAGTGTCAATGCTGTTGTAGTAATACCAAAACGTTCCATATCTACAGCCCATTCCAGAACCAGGCTTCCCAAGTTTTATTCAAAAGATGATGCGGTTTTTAATCTCTCAAGAAGCTCTCTGTTGGTATCTGCAATGTTCAGCGAACAGTGGGATCTTTTGAAAATTGCTTCCAAAGACAGGATGCATCAAAATATCAGAATGAAATCGATGCCTATACTTTTCGAAGTTCAAAAAACAGCTCTTGAAAATGGAGCCTTGATGAGTACGCTTTCCGGAAGCGGTTCCACTTTTTTCAATATGGTGCATGAAAGTGATAGTAAAAGAGTGGAAAATGTATTGAAAAAGAGGTTTCCTGAGTTTGAAGTAAGAGCGGTCGCATTCGATAATACTGGTCTGATTATTGAAAATTGA
- the lpxC gene encoding UDP-3-O-acyl-N-acetylglucosamine deacetylase, whose translation MKQTTIAKKVELTGIGLHKGKPVRMVLEPLEEDMGIVFYRSDAGVSIPLCAENVRETKMATVIGKDGVTVSTIEHFLSAVYAYGIDNLRISLDSDEVPIMDGSSIGFCMLLDEAGIRKLSKNKKVLKVKKEVIVTHDKKYAKLKPSNEPIFEFSISFDHPVIAEQSYRFEFSRKAFLEEIAKARTFGFLHEVQYLRSLGLALGGSLDNAIVLDSKKVLNSDGLRFKDEFVRHKILDAIGDMSLMGYIIMGAYESFAGSHKLNHELTLKLLEDKSNYEIIEIEEESFASGIERALA comes from the coding sequence ATGAAACAGACTACAATAGCAAAAAAAGTAGAACTAACCGGTATCGGTCTTCATAAAGGAAAGCCTGTCAGAATGGTTTTAGAGCCTCTTGAAGAGGATATGGGAATCGTTTTTTACAGAAGCGATGCAGGTGTCAGTATACCGTTGTGTGCTGAAAATGTAAGAGAGACTAAAATGGCCACTGTTATCGGGAAAGACGGTGTGACCGTATCTACAATCGAACACTTTTTGTCTGCCGTTTACGCATACGGAATAGACAATCTCAGAATTTCCCTTGATTCTGATGAGGTTCCCATTATGGATGGAAGCAGTATAGGTTTTTGTATGCTTCTTGATGAGGCAGGTATCAGAAAGCTTTCCAAAAACAAAAAAGTTCTTAAAGTTAAAAAAGAAGTTATTGTAACGCATGATAAAAAATATGCAAAACTAAAACCATCAAATGAACCGATTTTCGAATTTTCTATCTCCTTTGACCATCCTGTAATCGCAGAACAGTCTTATCGTTTCGAGTTTTCCAGAAAGGCTTTTCTTGAAGAGATAGCAAAAGCCAGAACCTTTGGTTTTCTGCATGAAGTACAGTATCTAAGAAGTCTGGGGCTGGCTCTTGGAGGGAGTCTGGACAACGCTATAGTTCTTGACAGTAAAAAAGTACTTAACAGTGACGGTTTAAGGTTTAAAGATGAGTTTGTCAGGCATAAGATACTTGATGCAATAGGAGATATGAGCCTGATGGGTTATATTATAATGGGCGCATATGAATCATTTGCAGGTAGCCACAAACTCAATCATGAACTTACTCTCAAACTTTTGGAAGATAAAAGCAACTATGAGATTATCGAAATAGAAGAGGAAAGTTTTGCCTCAGGCATTGAAAGAGCCCTTGCGTAA
- a CDS encoding M23 family metallopeptidase, producing the protein MRRRSNKLIYIFMFLLIMAGGGGFYIYTSQSFERESPKIEISELIYWNLKTPIKVKITDNTGISYYKVILSDGKNETVLAEAKLENPLKEIDLRLKAPKIGLIFANNVGYLKITAKDNSRWNYFAGNETEKDVKIIIDKKRPSQYIVINSYMIKRGGTALVVFKAVDENMKDIYIQTNFEKRFKAVPFYKEGYYIALVAWPITQNSFRATVVSTDKAGNVSKSYIKYFLKDVKYKKSIIHLKDSFLKGKISDIASEYPETEGMSLVEKFKFVNETLRGINEKLIEDITSQVPEKMVKSFSIKPFYPLKNGAKLGGFGDHRYYYYGKKLVSESYHLGYDFASIKQAPIKASNKAEVVYAEYNGIYGNMPILYHGLGLYTLYGHCSAIMVEKGDQVQKGEIIAKTGMTGLALGDHLHFGTVVQGVEVNPLEWMDKKWIKINITDIIKDAKKLINKEI; encoded by the coding sequence TTGAGAAGAAGAAGCAATAAACTTATATATATATTTATGTTCTTACTTATAATGGCAGGCGGCGGCGGTTTTTACATATATACATCACAATCTTTTGAAAGGGAGAGTCCCAAAATAGAAATTTCCGAGCTTATATATTGGAATCTAAAAACTCCGATCAAAGTAAAAATTACTGATAATACGGGTATAAGTTACTATAAAGTTATCCTTAGTGATGGAAAAAATGAAACCGTTTTGGCAGAAGCCAAGCTTGAAAATCCTCTCAAAGAGATAGACCTAAGACTAAAAGCTCCCAAAATCGGCCTTATTTTTGCAAACAATGTTGGGTATCTGAAAATAACGGCAAAAGATAATAGCAGATGGAACTATTTTGCCGGCAATGAAACAGAAAAAGATGTAAAAATTATAATTGATAAAAAAAGACCTTCTCAATACATCGTTATAAATTCATATATGATTAAAAGAGGCGGTACTGCCCTTGTCGTATTCAAAGCGGTTGATGAAAATATGAAAGATATATACATACAGACAAATTTCGAAAAAAGATTTAAAGCCGTACCTTTCTACAAAGAGGGGTATTATATAGCTTTGGTTGCATGGCCTATAACCCAAAACAGTTTCAGGGCCACAGTAGTCTCAACGGACAAAGCCGGAAATGTCTCGAAAAGCTATATAAAATATTTTTTAAAAGATGTTAAATATAAAAAAAGCATTATTCATCTGAAAGACAGCTTTCTTAAAGGAAAAATTTCCGATATTGCAAGCGAATATCCTGAGACTGAAGGAATGTCTCTTGTAGAAAAATTCAAATTTGTAAATGAAACGTTACGAGGTATTAATGAGAAACTGATAGAAGATATAACATCCCAAGTACCTGAAAAGATGGTAAAAAGTTTCTCTATAAAGCCTTTTTATCCGTTAAAAAACGGCGCAAAACTTGGAGGTTTCGGAGATCACAGATATTACTACTACGGTAAAAAACTCGTCAGTGAATCGTATCATTTGGGTTATGATTTTGCCAGTATAAAACAAGCTCCGATAAAAGCAAGTAACAAAGCAGAAGTGGTATATGCGGAGTATAACGGTATTTACGGAAATATGCCGATACTTTATCACGGTTTGGGACTTTACACTCTTTATGGACACTGTTCTGCGATTATGGTTGAAAAAGGTGATCAGGTTCAAAAGGGTGAAATCATTGCTAAAACCGGAATGACGGGATTGGCTCTTGGGGACCATCTGCATTTTGGCACTGTTGTACAAGGGGTCGAGGTCAATCCATTGGAATGGATGGATAAAAAATGGATAAAAATTAATATAACAGATATTATCAAAGATGCAAAAAAACTTATAAATAAAGAGATATAA